The nucleotide window CAATTAGTCGTATTCTGGGAAATGGTGAAAAACTTAAATCTATTGAAGGGATACAATACTGTACACAAGTAATAGAAATTTCATTCACAAGTAACAGTGCTAGTATCGATAAAGGTCTTGATAATATTGCACCTTTAGCAGAAGTGGTTGATGGATATCCTAAACTGGAAACACTAACATTAAGTTTTATGTTGAAACTTCAAGATTTCTCTCCTCTTAGTCAAATTGATGGTGGTTTCCCTAAATTAACTACTTTTACCATGAGAGCGACCTCGTGTAAAGACAATTCTTTTTTAACAGAAGTAGCTGGAGGATTTCCTCAATTAAAGAATTTGAATATAAATAATAGTGGGTTTGATGACTTAAATGTACTTTTGCAAATTGAAAATGGTCTTCCTAATTTAATAAATTTAAATCTATATTCAAACAAAATCAGTGACACCTCTCCACTGGTGAATTTTAACGAACTATCTCAATTAGAAGTCTTAAACTTAGGAAGTAATTTAATTGATAAGCTGGATTTCTTAAAAAATACCAGTGGAGTTCCTAATTTAAAAGAACTGCAATTGAACTATAATTCGATAGCAAATAACGCTTTGGAAGAATTTCCTAATGTACCCGCAGGCTTTCCGAAGTTAGAGCGATTAGGTTTAGGACAAAATAAAATTAGTGACATAACTTCACTAACGAAAACGAGTTTTTTAAATTTAAAAAATTTTTCCCTTGATTATAATCAGATAACCGATATATCATCACTATCAACTATGCAATTCAATAATTCGATTAATATTTCGGTTTCTGGACAAGGAGTATTGCTTCCAAATATTAACTCGGTTGCTACAAATCAAAACTTTACAACTGAAAGTATAGAAATTATAGACGAGCTAGGTAATAACCGAGAGCCTAATAGTTTCTCACCAACATCAGGCACTTATCAAGCCATTAATTCACAAGTTGTTTGGCCTGTAAGTACTATGTTGACTGGCCCTTCATATCCGGGTAATGGTTACATTAAACCTTATATAGTGGCCCATGATGGAGTTACATATGGGTGGAATTATACAAGAAGCGAAAATAAAAGGGCTCTATACTTTAGCGGTACAGTCTACCAGCCGTTAAATTACATATACTTCCCCCCTACAATAACAGCAGATAACTCAAAAGAATACGTCGAAAATGAAACAGTGACAGAAGCCGAGTTTTTAACAGATGTACATGCTACTACAGATGATGGTTCTGCAATAGATTCTGACTTTGAAACAGTTGTCGATAAATCAGTTCCGGGTGATTACATAGTGACGTTAACATCCTCCAATAGTATTGGTACCGCGACTCCTGTAACTGTAACCGTCCATATTCTCCCAATTTTAGAGTTGAAAGTTCCGGCTAGTTTTCGAATGGACGTAGATGCAAATATAGATGCAGTACCAATTTCAGATACGAATCAAACGTTAAAATGTTATGGAGACACAGGAGCTGCCGATTTAAAAGTGACTGACCGTCGAAGTGTGAAGCCAGGGTGGACACTTCTTGGATTGATGACACCATTTACGAATAGTTCGGGAGATATATTAGAATCTCCACTTAAATACCAGAGTCAAACATTAGTTAATGGAGCAGTTTATTTAAATGGAACTAGTCAACCGATTGAAGTCAAGACAGCGAGTAGTCAGACTGGATATGTCACCACTATCTATGACCTCCAAGACAGATTAACGATGGAAATCCTACCAAATGATGCTTTAGTAAAAGAAGCCTATGAGGCAACTATTACTTGGACTTTAGAAGATGCTCCAAGATAATATTTTCTACGCCAGTTTATTGTAATGTTAGTCAAGTAGTGTATTAACTTATTTTCATTTATTTTTGTCAAAATGACAAACTGTATTTTTCGTTATACACGAACACTTTCAACGTGATTAGTTATTTTCAACTAGGGAAAGCGATTTCCTTCTATTTCCCTAGAGAAAATCTGTTAATATACGCATGGTAGCATAAGTTGATTTCTCGCCTAACATAGACATATTTTGTTTAATACATTATTAGAGGGAGTGGTTTTTAGTGGAAAAATTATTTACTTATGAAGAATTTGTTAGCATGATGCAGAAATACGGTTTGAAACATACTAAGCGTAAATTAGTACGCGGTGAAAATATTCTCACTCATGCTATTCATCTTAATAGTGTTATTTTACTCATGGATGGTTATATTAGCACTTATACATCTGAAGTACCGGAGAAATTATTAACCATTTGTGGTCCAGGTATTTTTTTAAGCTATTCTATTCTGGAAGAAACATCTACAGTTGTGACAAATATTGCATTATCAGAAACTTGCGAGATTTATGAATACAAAAAAGAAGATATCGAATATGCATTAACATTATTTCCGGAAAATTTTGGGTTTCAATATTTTTTTCTAAAAAGAATAGGACGCCATTTATACTATAAAACATTACTAAATGGAAAAAAGCATAAAGAAAAGCTATATTATGCGATGAAATATTTAGGTGAATTAATTGGAAGTAAAGACGAAAGCGGGAATATCGTCTTGCCAAAAGAAATTACCTTGAAAATTTTAATCGAATACAGCACTTTATCAAAAGCGGCATTTTACCGGCAGCGTATTTGTTTATTAGAAAAAAAGATACTACAAACAAATAAAAAACACTTCATTTTAAGGGAGATTATTCCTGAATTGTTGTTGCAGTAATCGTCTTCAAAAATACACTAAATTAAGCTAAAAGGAGTCATGGCATTGAAAAAAATTATCTTCATTTCATTTTGTAGTCTACTGTTGCTTGGTTTGCCACTGATTACAAACGCATACTCAGATACTGCCACGAGTCATGCAGGTGTTACGTTTAAACAGGACCCTGGAACTAAATCAGGGGATACCGATGATAAAAGTGGCACATTTCCATCAAAAAAACCATTAACAAGACTTCCAAAAACAGGTGACACATCTGAGCTTTATCTCATTGCGATAGGTCTTGGATTACTAATAATAGCGAAAAAAAGTTACTTTAAGGAGGTGATATAAGGTAAGATAACTAGGTTTACAGTATGATAAAAAAGGATAACAGAAAGAGGAGAATTATAATGAAAAGCAAAACAGTAAAAGTAACAGCAGCAAGCTTAATAGCACTAGGGCTAATGGTAACACCGGCACTTTCAGGAGATTTTGCTAAAGCAGCAACTACTGTAACAAGAGATTCCACAGGAACAATTGAATTTGACAATAGTACAACGCCAGATCCAAAACCAATTGATCCAGATCCGATTGGTCCTGATCCAGTGGTTCCTGATCCAGTTAATCCACCAGTAGGTACAGATGGTCTATGGATTTTAGCCGTATCTGATTGGGATTTTGGTATTCATAATTCAGCTGTATTATCTTCAGGTGCACTTAATGTAAATGCAGCAGATGATACTATTTCAACATATGTAGATACAAATGGTAATGGGCAGCAAGATTTACCAGCAGAAGCTTCTGTATCTAAATCAGTTACTCCTTATGCGCAAATTAGTGATGTTCGTGGTACCAATTCAGGTTGGACACTTTCTGTTACAGGTAGTGCCTTTAAAGATTCTTCCACTCCAGCTAAAACAATCGCAGGTGCGCAATTGACTATTCCAAAATCAACTGTTAGCTCAGCGACCTCGACAGCACAAGCTCCAACGGGGTATGATAACGTAACTATTTCGATGACAGGTGCTGGTGCTGTACCAGTAATGGCGGCACGCGATATGCAAGCAGCAACTCCGACAAACTTTAGTGATGATGAAGGAATGGGAACTTGGACAGATAGCTTTGGTTCTGCAGCAGTAAATGCAACTGATGTATCTAAACCAAAACTATCCATCCCGCAAAATGTTGTTGTAGCAGACGGAACATATGAAAGCACTTTAACTTGGACTTTAAGCGATACACCAGCAGTCTAATTTTTGTTCGAAGAGAAAACTTCATATTATTATGTTGTTTTCTCTTTTTAATTTAAATAACTAGGAGGAAAAAAAGACTTGAAAAAAATATTCGCTATCATCTTTGTGTGTACATTTATGATTTGCTGGTTTCCAGGGCAATTTGCGCAGGCGTCAGAACATAATAGCTTCTCTGTCAAAGCAATCCTTCCCAAAAACCAAGCATCCGGTGTGACTTATTTTGATTTACAAATGAGCCCCAAACAAAAACAAACAATAAAAGTGCAATTAACTAGCCAAATTGACAAAGAAATTACGATTGAATGTCTGACTAATACAGCTGTCACTAATGATATGGGATATGCTGATTATTCGATTCCGAATAAAAAAACAGATAAAACATTGAAATCACCTTTTGCAGAAATGGTCAAAAAAAGTGCGGATGAA belongs to Listeria ivanovii subsp. ivanovii and includes:
- a CDS encoding Crp/Fnr family transcriptional regulator; the encoded protein is MEKLFTYEEFVSMMQKYGLKHTKRKLVRGENILTHAIHLNSVILLMDGYISTYTSEVPEKLLTICGPGIFLSYSILEETSTVVTNIALSETCEIYEYKKEDIEYALTLFPENFGFQYFFLKRIGRHLYYKTLLNGKKHKEKLYYAMKYLGELIGSKDESGNIVLPKEITLKILIEYSTLSKAAFYRQRICLLEKKILQTNKKHFILREIIPELLLQ
- a CDS encoding LapB repeat-containing protein, producing MKWKISLLLVLLFALIIPVYTSAVETEGHTTNELEATEEVNDIEDGVEESDPIGVSPEVLLPVDPQKIDETNEYSSKALTKEKSLLTTEQKKVTAIPTGSTIATVFPDAEMASTIVTSLNTTSYSPTQQKRTWTVNDIITENDLLTISRILGNGEKLKSIEGIQYCTQVIEISFTSNSASIDKGLDNIAPLAEVVDGYPKLETLTLSFMLKLQDFSPLSQIDGGFPKLTTFTMRATSCKDNSFLTEVAGGFPQLKNLNINNSGFDDLNVLLQIENGLPNLINLNLYSNKISDTSPLVNFNELSQLEVLNLGSNLIDKLDFLKNTSGVPNLKELQLNYNSIANNALEEFPNVPAGFPKLERLGLGQNKISDITSLTKTSFLNLKNFSLDYNQITDISSLSTMQFNNSINISVSGQGVLLPNINSVATNQNFTTESIEIIDELGNNREPNSFSPTSGTYQAINSQVVWPVSTMLTGPSYPGNGYIKPYIVAHDGVTYGWNYTRSENKRALYFSGTVYQPLNYIYFPPTITADNSKEYVENETVTEAEFLTDVHATTDDGSAIDSDFETVVDKSVPGDYIVTLTSSNSIGTATPVTVTVHILPILELKVPASFRMDVDANIDAVPISDTNQTLKCYGDTGAADLKVTDRRSVKPGWTLLGLMTPFTNSSGDILESPLKYQSQTLVNGAVYLNGTSQPIEVKTASSQTGYVTTIYDLQDRLTMEILPNDALVKEAYEATITWTLEDAPR
- a CDS encoding WxL domain-containing protein, with translation MKSKTVKVTAASLIALGLMVTPALSGDFAKAATTVTRDSTGTIEFDNSTTPDPKPIDPDPIGPDPVVPDPVNPPVGTDGLWILAVSDWDFGIHNSAVLSSGALNVNAADDTISTYVDTNGNGQQDLPAEASVSKSVTPYAQISDVRGTNSGWTLSVTGSAFKDSSTPAKTIAGAQLTIPKSTVSSATSTAQAPTGYDNVTISMTGAGAVPVMAARDMQAATPTNFSDDEGMGTWTDSFGSAAVNATDVSKPKLSIPQNVVVADGTYESTLTWTLSDTPAV
- a CDS encoding LPXTG cell wall anchor domain-containing protein; this encodes MKKIIFISFCSLLLLGLPLITNAYSDTATSHAGVTFKQDPGTKSGDTDDKSGTFPSKKPLTRLPKTGDTSELYLIAIGLGLLIIAKKSYFKEVI